A single window of Pristiophorus japonicus isolate sPriJap1 unplaced genomic scaffold, sPriJap1.hap1 HAP1_SCAFFOLD_881, whole genome shotgun sequence DNA harbors:
- the LOC139257603 gene encoding uncharacterized protein isoform X1, whose protein sequence is MMRQQLRGSRLATVRTYGKYNVRTVKAHKWLSPEAGREHLFSSSDSVNTTRSRSTDSSNPSFTIGKKSFSTVGEIAECSCSCFGYIFYLPSDCICFGQFWVLYLQCNENPLPSHKRTNGHLPLELDCKYMWIVCFIAAVKLHHHTEQIANFHEHVFKFIILQEYFDYSFWLCVASAVVHVVNMLVVRISGVRFPTLKTKTEEANVTPEDLMY, encoded by the exons ATGATGAGGCAACAGCTACGGGGTAGCCGCCTGGCTACGGTGCGCACATACGGTAAATACAATGTGCGGACGGTGAAGGCCCACAAGTGGTTGAGCCCAGAGGCGGGCAGGGAGCATCTCTTCTCGTCTTCGGACTCTGTGAACACCACCCGTTCCCGGAGCACCGACAGCAGTAACCCGTCCTTCACCATCGGCAAGAAAAG TTTTTCCACAGTTGGTGAAATCGCTGAATGCAGCTGTTCATGTTTTGGTTATATTTTTTATCTGCCTAGCGATTGCATTTgctttggtcagttttgggttttgTATTTACAATGCAATGAAAATCCCTTACCAAGCCATAAAAGGACCAATGGGCATCTACCTCTGGAACTTGATTGCAA GTATATGTGGATTGTTTGCTTTATTGCTGCTGTGAAGCTTCATCACCATACAGAACAAATTGCCAATTTTCACGAACATGTTTTTAAGTTCATTATCCTTCAGGAATACTTTGACTACTCCTTCTGGTTGTGTGTCGCAAGTGCTGTTGTGCATGTAGTAAACATGTTAGTGGTCCGCATCAGCGGAGTACGTTTCCCCACATTAAAGACCAAAACAGAGGAAGCAAATGTCACACCTGAAGACCTAATGTATTAG